The following is a genomic window from Myxococcales bacterium.
ACCAAGCAAAAAAAATGTTTAAATATTTGATATGAGATTTTTTGCTCCCCTAACTCCATGTGTCTCTACAATTGTAGACATATTGGGAAAGCATTATCAGTTTTAAATGTATTGTTACTAGGTTTGATTTTTTATGGCGGAGTATAGATGAAAAAAATATTAATTTTGTCTTTGCTGATCGGCTCTTTTGCCATTTTTTCAATGGATAAAAGGCTTTTAGACAACAAATTGCCTTACGATCTGACGAAAGAAGATCTTGCCAGTCTCTATCATTTACCAATAAAGGACGCGGCAAATGAGCTTAGTATTTGTACGACTTTGCTAAAGAAAATATGTCGACAAAATGGAATTAAGCGATGGCCTCATAGACAGTTTCAAGCCGTTAATCAGAGAATTATGGCTATAGGCAAAAATCCTGAGAAATATGAAAACCCAGAATTTTTAGTAAGAGAGCTCGATGAGCAAAGATCCATGCTGATAGCTGGTGATTATATGAGGGTAGGTAAGAGCGCTAAAAAAATAAAAATAAAAGATAAAAAACCTATAAAAGGTCCTCAAAAAACTATTGTCAAAGGAACAAAAATTAAATGTCCTTTAAAATTACAAGCTCCTCTTAATGCTGAAGTCCTTGTTGTGAATGTCAATCAGGAACAAGAACAGCACATGGTTCCCGATTGCAACTTGGATAATATGACTGACGACGAGCTCTTTTGTTATCTGAAACAAAAATATCAGGCTACGCCCTACCCTCGAATTGATTTTTCGAAATTAGAATAAAATTCCCATGCTGTGTAATATTTCAAAAACAAAGTACTTTGTAAGCGGCATTAAGGGACTGTTTTAAAAATCAAAATCGCGGTGTTTCTAAACCGTTTTAGTAAAATAGTTACAATCGCTAACTAAATATAAATAGTATAAATAGTTATTTTTAATCCTTTATTGTTTTTTTGATTTCTTTAAGCAAGCCAAGGTGCGATGGACCACCTATCATTTTGACTGCTGTCCCTTGTCATCCCCGCCTGCGCGGGGATGACAAGTAATTGTAGACAAAAATGCTTTCTCAGCGCAGCGAAAAATAATTTTCAAAACAGTCTCTAAGAGCATCTGTAATTTTTTCTAGAGCCAGCTGCAATTCATTTTTATTGATGATCAAGGGAGGGGCCAGGATAATGGTAGAAAAGCGCACCAGTGCCGAGATTCCTTGCTTCTTCAAAGCATTTTGTACAATCATTGCTGGCTTGAGCTCTTCTTTGCTCGCGCGGTAGGGAACCAAAGGCTCTTGGTTTGCTTTTTGTAGATCAAGAGCGCTCAGTAAACCGATTGAGCGCGTTTCAGCGATCAGTGGATTATTTTTGGCAAGCTCTTTCAAAGCATGATCAAGTTCAAGTCCGCGAGCTTTTACATTAGTTAAAATATTTTCACTTTCATAAAACCCTATAGCAGCTCGGGCAGCTGTACATGAGAGGGAATGGCCGTATTGAGTAAGTCCGCACGAGAGTACCTCGTGATCAAAATGATCAGCTATATTTTTATTTACCAGCAAGGCTCCTAAAGGCATGTAGCCTGCCGTTAAACCTTTGGAAAGCGTCATGATATCGGGCACAACTTTAAAGTGATCAACACCAAACCATTCTCCAGTTCGACAAAATCCTGACAAAACTTCATCAGCGATAAGAATAATTCCATTGTCGTCGCAAATTTTTCTGATTCTTGGCCAATAGTCTTTTGGGGGAACGAAAACACCATTGGCACCAGTGATTCCCTCTAGCATAATAGCAGCGATTGTTTCTGCGCCTTCTATTTCGATGATCTCTTCTAAAAGTCTTACGGTATCGATGTGCTGACCACTGCCACGAGGGTAGGGATCGGGAAATCGAATGACTCCACTCATAGCGTAGTCAACTGGAATGCGTCGATAATCGCCGCTTAAATTGATAGTGGCGATTGTGGCTCCATGATAAGAGCGAAAGCGTGTAATTATTTTGTGTCGTTTAGTTACCATGCGGGCAATTTTGATAGCGTTTTC
Proteins encoded in this region:
- a CDS encoding RWP-RK domain-containing protein — protein: MKKILILSLLIGSFAIFSMDKRLLDNKLPYDLTKEDLASLYHLPIKDAANELSICTTLLKKICRQNGIKRWPHRQFQAVNQRIMAIGKNPEKYENPEFLVRELDEQRSMLIAGDYMRVGKSAKKIKIKDKKPIKGPQKTIVKGTKIKCPLKLQAPLNAEVLVVNVNQEQEQHMVPDCNLDNMTDDELFCYLKQKYQATPYPRIDFSKLE
- a CDS encoding aminotransferase class III-fold pyridoxal phosphate-dependent enzyme; this translates as MLDENFLGDRYKKHVFIPWHKQADISPQKIKEACGIYLTLDSGERLIDMKSQAFCANLGHSHKGMQQAIAHAAQNAQVLSSEWLCQERLHLAQDLIHIAPKNNSQQLEKVFFTLGGAEANENAIKIARMVTKRHKIITRFRSYHGATIATINLSGDYRRIPVDYAMSGVIRFPDPYPRGSGQHIDTVRLLEEIIEIEGAETIAAIMLEGITGANGVFVPPKDYWPRIRKICDDNGIILIADEVLSGFCRTGEWFGVDHFKVVPDIMTLSKGLTAGYMPLGALLVNKNIADHFDHEVLSCGLTQYGHSLSCTAARAAIGFYESENILTNVKARGLELDHALKELAKNNPLIAETRSIGLLSALDLQKANQEPLVPYRASKEELKPAMIVQNALKKQGISALVRFSTIILAPPLIINKNELQLALEKITDALRDCFENYFSLR